One part of the Marinobacter sp. M3C genome encodes these proteins:
- the recJ gene encoding single-stranded-DNA-specific exonuclease RecJ has translation MTPKKILRRPQPANVPGWGQDLPPILRRLYAARGVTSDDQLSYTLRHLASPLQLRGIDRAVELLAEAIEKQQRVLILGDFDADGATSTAVALLGLGMLGLKHVDFKVPSRFSDGYGLTPGIIYRLQEDGPLPDLIVTVDNGIAAVEGVRAARELGMLVVVTDHHLAGDELPQADAIVNPNQPGCEFISKNAAGVGVMFYVLTALRKHLREQGRLPDPEPNLGTLLDLVALGTVADVVPLDHNNRIFVEQGLRRIRQGKTRPGILALLEVAGRDHTAIGSTDLGFVVGPRLNAAGRLDDMSVGIACLLASSPDEARRLAQELDTFNRERRTIEKGMKTQAQDLLASMSLDLEGLPWGLALFDPDWHQGVIGILAARIREQTNRPTVAFAADDNGKDIKGSARSIPGLHIRDALAVVDARHPGLLKKYGGHAMAAGMTLAAGDLEAFSNAFDKAVRDKLTAADLEAAITTDGPLSASELNLDTAALLKRAGPWGQHFPEPLFDGEFSVVSQRIVGQNHLKLVLQPTEGGNIIDGIAFNTGAEVPDYTLTGVRVVYKPDANTFRGRTNLQLMIDYLEPR, from the coding sequence ATGACCCCCAAAAAAATCCTGCGTCGCCCCCAGCCAGCCAACGTGCCGGGCTGGGGGCAAGACTTGCCGCCCATATTACGCCGTCTTTACGCCGCCCGCGGTGTAACCTCTGACGACCAACTCAGCTACACCCTGCGCCACTTGGCATCGCCGCTTCAGTTACGGGGCATAGACCGTGCCGTAGAATTGCTGGCCGAAGCCATCGAAAAACAGCAGCGGGTGCTGATACTCGGGGATTTTGACGCCGACGGCGCCACTAGCACCGCCGTCGCCCTATTGGGTTTGGGCATGCTGGGCTTAAAGCACGTGGATTTTAAAGTACCCAGCCGGTTTTCGGACGGTTACGGGCTAACCCCCGGCATTATTTACCGCTTGCAAGAAGACGGCCCGCTGCCAGATTTGATTGTGACGGTGGATAACGGCATAGCCGCCGTGGAAGGCGTGCGCGCCGCCCGCGAATTGGGCATGCTGGTGGTGGTAACCGACCACCACCTGGCGGGCGACGAACTGCCCCAGGCCGACGCCATTGTGAATCCCAACCAGCCAGGTTGTGAGTTCATCAGCAAAAACGCCGCCGGCGTAGGCGTGATGTTCTACGTGCTAACCGCCCTGCGCAAACACCTGCGCGAGCAGGGCAGGCTGCCAGACCCCGAGCCCAATCTTGGCACTTTGCTGGACTTGGTCGCATTGGGAACCGTGGCCGACGTAGTGCCGCTAGATCACAACAACCGCATATTTGTAGAACAGGGCCTGCGCCGTATACGTCAGGGCAAAACTCGCCCCGGTATACTGGCGCTGCTTGAAGTAGCAGGCCGCGACCACACGGCCATCGGCAGCACCGATTTAGGCTTTGTAGTGGGCCCGCGCCTGAACGCCGCCGGTCGCCTGGACGATATGAGCGTGGGCATCGCCTGCCTGCTGGCTTCAAGCCCAGACGAAGCCCGCCGCTTGGCGCAAGAGCTGGATACCTTCAACCGCGAACGCCGCACCATCGAAAAAGGCATGAAAACCCAAGCTCAGGATTTGCTGGCGTCTATGTCGTTGGATTTGGAAGGTTTACCTTGGGGTTTGGCGCTGTTTGATCCGGACTGGCACCAAGGGGTAATCGGCATACTCGCCGCACGCATCCGCGAACAAACCAACCGGCCCACCGTTGCTTTCGCAGCGGATGATAACGGCAAAGACATAAAAGGCTCCGCCCGCTCCATTCCCGGCCTGCACATTCGCGATGCCCTAGCGGTCGTTGACGCTCGCCACCCCGGCCTGCTGAAAAAATACGGCGGCCACGCCATGGCTGCCGGCATGACTCTTGCCGCGGGCGACCTGGAAGCCTTTTCCAACGCCTTCGACAAAGCCGTACGCGACAAGCTAACAGCCGCAGACTTGGAAGCCGCCATCACCACCGACGGCCCCCTAAGCGCCAGCGAACTCAACCTGGACACCGCCGCCTTACTAAAACGCGCTGGTCCCTGGGGCCAACACTTCCCCGAACCCCTGTTCGACGGCGAATTCAGCGTCGTCAGCCAGCGCATAGTCGGCCAGAACCACCTAAAACTGGTGTTGCAACCCACAGAGGGTGGCAACATCATCGACGGCATAGCCTTTAACACCGGCGCCGAAGTGCCGGACTACACCCTTACGGGTGTGAGGGTGGTGTACAAACCAGACGCCAATACCTTCCGCGGCAGAACCAATCTGCAGTTGATGATTGACTACCTGGAGCCGCGCTGA
- the thrC gene encoding threonine synthase yields the protein MRYISTRGEAPALGFEDVLLTGLAPDGGLYVPESLPQFNLEEIRSWRGLSYSELAFKVMYPFVEGAIPADDFRTMLDDTYGVFAHKAIAPLVQIDSNEWVLELFHGPTLAFKDFALQLLGRLLDYVLERRKQHVVIMGATSGDTGSAAIEGCRCCEHVDIFILHPYQRVSEVQRRQMTTVQGDNIYNIAVKGNFDDCQRMVKASFGDQSFLGGKTQLAAVNSINWARIMAQIVYYFHASLALGGPDRSMAFSVPTGNFGDIFAGYLARKMGLPISQLVIATNRNDILHRFMSGNKYEQHHLEHTLSPSMDIMVSSNFERLLFDLHGRDGHAVKTLLEDASKGPVSIDDFRWKQARSLFDSSAVDDKDTCDTIRDVFQQNAYLLDPHTAIGVRAARNCRRDASIPMITLGTAHPAKFPDAIAASGVSARPELPAHLADLFEREEKYTVLDNNIADVQAFIAKHWKNT from the coding sequence GTGAGATACATCAGCACGCGGGGTGAAGCGCCCGCACTGGGTTTTGAAGACGTTCTATTAACCGGCTTGGCGCCAGACGGCGGCTTGTATGTGCCCGAAAGCCTGCCCCAGTTCAATCTGGAAGAAATTCGCAGCTGGCGCGGCCTAAGCTACAGCGAACTGGCGTTTAAGGTGATGTACCCGTTTGTGGAAGGCGCCATTCCCGCCGACGATTTCCGCACCATGCTGGACGACACCTACGGCGTTTTCGCCCACAAGGCCATTGCCCCGCTGGTACAGATCGACAGCAACGAATGGGTGCTGGAATTGTTCCACGGGCCAACTTTGGCGTTCAAAGACTTCGCACTGCAACTGCTGGGCCGCCTGCTGGACTACGTGCTGGAACGGCGTAAGCAGCACGTAGTGATTATGGGCGCTACCTCTGGCGACACCGGTTCGGCCGCCATCGAAGGCTGCCGCTGCTGCGAACACGTGGATATCTTTATACTGCACCCTTACCAGCGCGTGTCTGAAGTACAGCGCCGGCAGATGACCACGGTGCAAGGCGATAATATTTACAACATTGCCGTAAAAGGCAATTTTGATGACTGCCAGCGCATGGTTAAAGCCAGCTTTGGTGACCAGTCATTCCTGGGTGGAAAAACTCAGCTGGCGGCGGTGAACTCCATCAACTGGGCGCGCATCATGGCCCAGATTGTGTATTACTTTCATGCCTCTCTGGCTCTGGGTGGGCCAGATCGCAGCATGGCGTTCTCGGTGCCAACCGGTAACTTTGGCGATATTTTCGCCGGTTACCTGGCGCGGAAAATGGGCCTGCCCATTTCTCAGCTGGTGATTGCCACCAACCGCAACGACATACTGCATCGCTTTATGAGCGGCAACAAATACGAGCAGCACCATCTGGAGCATACCCTTTCGCCAAGTATGGACATTATGGTGTCCAGCAACTTCGAGCGTCTGCTGTTTGATCTGCACGGCCGTGATGGCCACGCAGTGAAAACGCTGCTGGAAGATGCCTCCAAGGGCCCGGTCAGCATCGACGACTTCCGTTGGAAACAGGCCCGCAGTCTGTTTGACAGCAGTGCTGTAGACGACAAAGACACCTGCGACACCATCCGCGACGTGTTCCAGCAGAACGCATATCTGCTAGACCCGCACACCGCCATTGGCGTGCGCGCCGCCCGTAACTGCCGCCGCGATGCCAGCATACCGATGATTACCCTGGGCACCGCCCACCCGGCGAAATTTCCCGATGCGATAGCAGCATCCGGTGTGAGCGCCAGGCCTGAACTGCCGGCGCATCTGGCCGACCTGTTCGAGCGGGAAGAGAAATACACTGTGCTGGATAACAATATTGCCGACGTTCAGGCCTTTATTGCCAAGCACTGGAAAAACACCTGA
- a CDS encoding homoserine dehydrogenase, whose amino-acid sequence MKQVSVGICGLGTVGSGTFKVLTRNAVIIAGRSGCNIQITRIASRTPRTDIDLGGVPFSTDVYDVVNDPAIDIVVEVIGGYDAAKELVLTAIKNGKHVVTANKALIAEHGTEIFAAAEKAGVIVAYEAGVAGGIPVIKAIREGLAGNRIDWIAGIMNGTGNYILTEMRAGREFAGVLEEAKALGYAEADPTFDVEGIDAAHKLTILASAGFGVPLQFNKAYTEGISKITPYDIAHAEQLGYRIKHLGIARRREDGIELRVHPTLVPQSHLIAQVDGVLNAILVDGDAVGQTMYYGPGAGDEATGSAVVADIIDVARIVASGSSLRVPFLGFAPEAMEDLPVLEMEDVQSAYYLRITAFDRPGVLAKIATILSDSGINIESIMQKEFEVKDGRIPVIILTHTVQERQMNGAIAELENLPDIDGQVVRIRAENFY is encoded by the coding sequence GTGAAACAGGTCAGTGTCGGAATTTGCGGACTCGGAACCGTGGGCAGCGGAACCTTCAAGGTACTCACTCGTAACGCGGTGATCATTGCCGGCAGATCCGGGTGCAACATCCAGATTACCCGCATCGCCAGCCGAACCCCCCGCACAGATATCGACCTGGGCGGGGTTCCTTTCAGCACTGACGTCTATGACGTGGTGAACGATCCTGCCATTGATATTGTGGTGGAAGTGATTGGCGGCTACGATGCCGCTAAAGAGCTGGTGCTGACCGCGATCAAAAACGGCAAGCACGTGGTTACCGCCAACAAAGCATTGATAGCAGAGCACGGCACCGAAATTTTTGCCGCGGCTGAAAAAGCCGGTGTAATCGTGGCCTATGAGGCGGGCGTGGCCGGTGGTATTCCGGTTATCAAAGCCATCCGCGAAGGCCTGGCGGGCAACCGCATTGACTGGATTGCCGGCATTATGAACGGCACCGGTAACTACATTCTGACCGAAATGCGCGCGGGCCGTGAATTCGCCGGTGTGCTGGAAGAGGCCAAGGCTCTGGGTTACGCCGAAGCCGACCCCACCTTTGACGTAGAAGGCATAGATGCTGCCCATAAGCTTACCATTCTGGCCTCGGCCGGCTTTGGTGTGCCGCTGCAGTTCAACAAAGCTTACACCGAAGGCATCTCTAAAATTACCCCGTACGACATCGCCCACGCTGAACAGCTGGGCTATCGCATCAAACACCTGGGCATTGCCCGCCGCCGCGAAGACGGCATAGAGCTACGGGTACACCCCACGCTGGTGCCCCAGAGCCATCTGATTGCACAGGTAGACGGCGTACTGAACGCCATTCTGGTAGACGGCGACGCCGTTGGCCAAACCATGTACTACGGCCCGGGTGCCGGCGACGAAGCCACCGGTTCTGCCGTGGTTGCCGACATTATCGACGTTGCCCGCATAGTCGCCAGCGGCAGCAGCTTACGCGTACCCTTCCTGGGTTTTGCGCCAGAAGCGATGGAAGATCTGCCGGTACTGGAAATGGAAGACGTACAGTCGGCGTATTATCTGCGCATCACCGCGTTTGATCGCCCAGGTGTGCTGGCCAAAATCGCGACTATTTTGAGCGACAGCGGCATCAACATTGAATCCATCATGCAAAAAGAATTCGAAGTGAAAGACGGCCGCATCCCGGTGATTATCCTGACTCACACAGTGCAGGAACGGCAGATGAACGGCGCCATTGCAGAATTGGAAAACCTGCCAGACATAGACGGCCAGGTGGTTCGTATTCGCGCTGAAAACTTTTACTAA
- a CDS encoding thioredoxin fold domain-containing protein, protein MSFSLPVVSRLVAATLLGGLLLPAFAVAEDIEERITQRLQAAVPGLQVESMAPAKAPGIYEVRTNSGQIVYATEDAEYLFIGDLVKLENAGYVNLTEQARTSQRRQTINEHAKKGGLIQYAAKGEQKAVIDVFTDIDCGYCRKLHGEMDELNELGITVNYYGFPRSGPGTESFRKYVSVWCAEDPQAAMNNAKSGGAVKPADCANPVAEQYNLGRLVGVTGTPAIVLEDGTLMPGYVPAETLARGLGIL, encoded by the coding sequence ATGTCTTTTTCTCTGCCTGTTGTTTCCCGTCTTGTTGCCGCGACCCTGTTGGGTGGCTTACTGCTGCCAGCATTCGCCGTTGCAGAGGATATTGAAGAGCGCATCACCCAGCGCCTGCAAGCCGCCGTACCCGGCCTGCAGGTAGAAAGCATGGCGCCGGCAAAAGCGCCGGGCATTTACGAAGTGCGCACCAACAGCGGTCAGATTGTGTACGCCACCGAAGATGCGGAATATCTGTTTATTGGCGACCTGGTCAAACTTGAAAACGCCGGCTACGTTAACCTTACCGAACAGGCACGCACCAGCCAGCGCCGGCAAACTATAAACGAGCACGCCAAAAAGGGCGGCTTGATCCAGTACGCCGCCAAAGGCGAACAAAAAGCGGTGATTGACGTGTTTACCGACATTGATTGCGGTTACTGCCGCAAATTACACGGCGAAATGGACGAACTTAACGAACTGGGCATTACCGTGAATTACTACGGCTTTCCCCGTTCCGGTCCGGGTACCGAATCCTTCCGCAAGTACGTGTCCGTGTGGTGCGCAGAAGATCCGCAAGCGGCTATGAACAACGCCAAAAGCGGCGGCGCCGTCAAGCCCGCTGACTGCGCCAACCCGGTGGCTGAGCAATACAACCTTGGCCGACTGGTCGGCGTAACCGGCACCCCCGCTATCGTATTGGAAGACGGAACATTAATGCCCGGCTACGTGCCTGCCGAAACCCTGGCGCGCGGTTTGGGTATTCTCTAA
- the xerD gene encoding site-specific tyrosine recombinase XerD, producing the protein MLSVKKGSHGCLFCISAEDEAVIARFCDAIWLEDGLSEKTREAYRSDLGGLAQWLQSQLGTPLLIAAQRSDLLAWLSGGLAGGVKASTAARRLSGIRRFYRYLLREGLIPEDPTLRIDSPKLTRPLPDTLTEAEVDALLAAPDPEVPIELRDKAMLEILYGCGLRVTELTSLRLDQVNLRQGVVRITGKGDKDRLVPLGEEAIDWLLRYIKEARPELLKGHACDDLFPGNRPKAMTRQTFWHRIKHYAVRSGIQKHLSPHTLRHAFATHLLNHGADLRVVQMLLGHADLSTTQIYTHVARQRLQELHRQHHPRG; encoded by the coding sequence ATGCTCAGTGTTAAAAAAGGCAGCCACGGCTGCCTTTTTTGCATTTCGGCAGAAGACGAGGCAGTCATCGCACGCTTCTGCGACGCCATCTGGCTGGAAGATGGGCTCAGCGAAAAAACCCGTGAAGCCTACCGCAGCGATCTGGGCGGCCTGGCGCAGTGGCTTCAGAGCCAGCTCGGCACACCGTTGCTGATAGCCGCCCAGCGTAGTGATTTGCTGGCTTGGCTATCCGGCGGGCTGGCAGGCGGCGTGAAAGCCTCTACGGCTGCACGCCGGTTGTCTGGCATTCGCCGCTTTTACCGCTATTTGCTCCGCGAAGGCTTGATACCCGAAGACCCAACCCTTCGCATAGACAGCCCCAAGCTAACGCGGCCGCTTCCAGACACCCTCACCGAAGCCGAAGTAGACGCGCTGTTGGCCGCGCCTGACCCCGAAGTGCCTATAGAGCTGCGCGACAAAGCCATGCTGGAAATTCTGTACGGCTGCGGCTTACGGGTGACCGAATTAACGTCATTGCGGTTGGACCAGGTGAACTTGCGCCAAGGCGTGGTGCGCATTACTGGTAAAGGCGATAAAGACCGCCTGGTGCCCTTGGGCGAAGAGGCCATAGACTGGCTGTTACGCTACATAAAAGAAGCGCGACCGGAATTGCTGAAAGGCCACGCCTGTGACGACCTGTTCCCCGGCAACCGCCCAAAAGCCATGACGCGCCAAACGTTCTGGCACCGCATCAAGCATTACGCGGTGCGCTCCGGTATTCAAAAGCACCTGTCGCCGCACACCCTGCGGCACGCTTTCGCAACTCACTTACTCAATCACGGTGCGGATTTACGGGTGGTGCAAATGCTGCTGGGCCATGCGGATTTATCCACTACCCAGATATACACCCACGTGGCGCGCCAGCGCCTGCAGGAACTGCATCGGCAACACCACCCTCGAGGGTGA
- the rplS gene encoding 50S ribosomal protein L19 — protein sequence MSGKNNIINQIETEQMTKEIPPFAPGDTVVVQVRVTEGTRERLQAFEGVVIGKRNRGMNSSFIVRKISYGVGVERTFQSFSKLIESVTVKRRGVVRQAKLYYLRELSGKKARITEKLG from the coding sequence ATGAGCGGCAAGAACAACATCATCAATCAAATTGAAACAGAACAGATGACCAAGGAAATTCCGCCGTTCGCGCCGGGTGATACCGTGGTCGTTCAGGTTCGCGTAACTGAAGGCACCCGTGAGCGTCTGCAGGCGTTTGAAGGCGTTGTAATTGGTAAGCGCAACCGTGGCATGAACTCTTCCTTCATCGTACGTAAGATTTCTTACGGCGTGGGCGTAGAGCGTACATTTCAGAGTTTCTCCAAGCTGATTGAAAGCGTAACAGTGAAGCGTCGTGGCGTTGTGCGTCAGGCCAAGCTGTACTACCTGCGCGAACTGTCTGGTAAGAAAGCTCGTATCACGGAAAAGCTGGGCTGA
- the trmD gene encoding tRNA (guanosine(37)-N1)-methyltransferase TrmD, which translates to MWIGAVSLFPEMFSAVTDYGITSRAVRDGLITFHSWNPRDFTHDRHRTVDDRPYGGGPGMLMKIQPLRDAIHAARQAAPGPACVVYLSPQGETLNQAVVESLAAEQRLILVAGRYEGVDERLITAEVDREVSLGDFVLSGGELAAMAVIDAVTRLIPGALGHAQSAEQDSFADGLLDCPHYTRPEVYEGQAVPDVLLGGHHDQIRRWRLKQSLRRTSERRPDLLEQREFSEEERKLLAEILNEPCASESSGH; encoded by the coding sequence GTGTGGATTGGCGCTGTCAGTCTGTTCCCGGAAATGTTTTCAGCGGTAACCGATTATGGCATCACCAGCAGGGCCGTACGTGACGGGTTAATAACCTTTCACAGTTGGAACCCGCGGGATTTTACCCATGATCGTCATCGCACGGTAGACGACCGCCCCTACGGTGGCGGCCCCGGTATGCTGATGAAAATTCAGCCGCTACGGGATGCTATTCACGCTGCACGGCAAGCGGCTCCGGGCCCGGCTTGTGTGGTGTATTTATCGCCTCAGGGTGAAACCCTGAATCAGGCAGTTGTTGAATCTCTGGCAGCAGAGCAGCGGCTAATACTGGTGGCGGGCCGTTATGAAGGCGTGGATGAGCGCCTGATTACGGCAGAGGTAGATCGTGAAGTGTCGCTGGGAGACTTTGTGCTTTCCGGTGGCGAACTGGCAGCCATGGCTGTTATTGATGCGGTTACGCGCCTCATCCCCGGAGCGCTGGGTCATGCGCAGTCGGCAGAGCAGGATTCGTTCGCCGACGGTTTACTGGATTGTCCGCACTATACCCGGCCCGAAGTGTATGAAGGTCAGGCGGTGCCGGATGTTTTGTTGGGCGGTCACCATGATCAGATCCGGCGTTGGCGGCTTAAACAGTCGCTGAGGCGAACCAGCGAGCGACGCCCCGACCTGCTTGAACAGCGGGAGTTTTCGGAAGAAGAGCGCAAGCTGCTGGCAGAGATTTTAAACGAACCGTGTGCCTCTGAATCTTCAGGGCATTAA
- the rimM gene encoding ribosome maturation factor RimM (Essential for efficient processing of 16S rRNA), with product MAESSQETVIGRITAVFGIKGWLKVYSFTDPRDGVLNYRNWTLVQDGKRIPVKLEEGRRQGQGIVIRLKGVDDRDVAQRYCGADIHVPTEQLPELPKGDYYWYQLEGLEVFTVEDECLGTMHHMLETGANDVLVVQASPASIDQRERLIPYLPDEIVMQVDLANKRMVVDWDPEF from the coding sequence ATGGCAGAATCCTCGCAGGAAACTGTTATCGGCCGTATTACCGCGGTGTTTGGGATCAAGGGTTGGCTAAAAGTCTACTCTTTCACCGATCCCAGAGACGGAGTACTAAACTACCGCAACTGGACCCTGGTTCAGGACGGCAAGCGTATTCCTGTGAAGCTTGAAGAGGGTCGCCGCCAAGGGCAGGGGATCGTCATCAGGCTGAAGGGTGTTGACGACCGTGATGTTGCCCAGCGTTATTGCGGGGCTGACATTCATGTGCCAACCGAACAGTTACCAGAGCTGCCCAAGGGCGACTATTACTGGTATCAGTTGGAAGGCCTTGAAGTGTTCACGGTTGAAGATGAATGCTTGGGAACAATGCATCATATGCTGGAAACCGGCGCCAACGACGTATTGGTAGTGCAGGCAAGCCCTGCTTCTATTGATCAGCGCGAACGGCTAATCCCTTACCTGCCTGACGAAATCGTTATGCAGGTGGATTTAGCCAATAAGCGTATGGTGGTTGACTGGGATCCGGAGTTTTAA
- the rpsP gene encoding 30S ribosomal protein S16 produces MVKIRLARGGSKKRPFYHLTVTDSRKARDSRFIERVGFFNPIARGQEERLRVDRERVAHWISQGAQPSDRVAQLLKTAD; encoded by the coding sequence ATGGTAAAAATCCGTTTGGCTCGCGGCGGCTCCAAGAAGCGCCCGTTCTACCATCTGACAGTGACCGACAGCCGCAAAGCACGCGACAGTCGTTTTATTGAACGTGTCGGCTTCTTCAACCCGATCGCCCGTGGACAAGAAGAGCGTCTACGCGTTGATCGTGAGCGTGTTGCGCACTGGATCAGCCAAGGCGCACAGCCTAGCGATCGTGTTGCCCAACTGCTGAAAACCGCAGACTAG
- the ffh gene encoding signal recognition particle protein, which translates to MFENLQDRLSGSLRKITGQARLTEDNIKDTLREVRMALLEADVALPVVKDFVESVRQRAIGQEVQRSLTPGQVFVKVVQQELERVMGEANTGLNLSVAPPAVIMMAGLQGAGKTTTVAKLARFLKERQKKSVMVVSADIYRPAAIKQLETLANEVGVEFFPSSADQDPVAIAEGAISAARKKHIDVVILDTAGRLAIDEMMMGEISRLHAAVKPIETLFVVDAMTGQDAANTAKAFNEALPLTGVVLTKTDGDARGGAALSVRHITGKPIKFLGVGEKSDALEPFHPDRVASRILGMGDVLSLIEEAERKLDQSKAEKLTQKIKKGKSFDLEDFRDQLQQMKSMGGIGGLMDKLPGMGQMAKVAQQQVNDKSMGQMEAIICSMTSKERRYPDTINNSRKRRIANGSGSQIQDVNRLLKQHKQMQKMMKKFSKKGGMANMMRGLGGMMPPGGGGGQPPFGRM; encoded by the coding sequence ATGTTTGAAAATCTACAGGACCGACTCTCCGGCAGTCTGCGCAAAATCACGGGTCAGGCGCGGCTTACCGAAGACAATATCAAAGATACGCTACGTGAAGTTCGCATGGCGCTGCTTGAAGCCGACGTTGCTTTGCCGGTGGTCAAGGACTTCGTAGAGAGTGTTCGCCAACGTGCCATTGGCCAGGAAGTTCAGCGTAGCCTGACACCCGGCCAAGTATTTGTGAAAGTGGTGCAGCAGGAGCTCGAGCGGGTGATGGGCGAGGCCAACACCGGCCTGAACCTGTCGGTTGCCCCGCCTGCGGTCATTATGATGGCGGGCCTGCAGGGTGCCGGTAAAACCACCACCGTTGCCAAACTGGCGCGATTCCTGAAAGAGCGCCAAAAGAAAAGCGTGATGGTGGTCAGTGCCGACATCTACCGCCCGGCTGCTATCAAACAGCTGGAAACCCTGGCCAACGAGGTAGGCGTAGAGTTTTTCCCCAGCTCCGCTGACCAGGACCCAGTCGCCATTGCCGAAGGCGCCATCAGCGCAGCGCGCAAGAAACACATTGATGTGGTGATACTGGATACGGCCGGCCGCCTTGCCATTGATGAAATGATGATGGGCGAAATCAGCCGCCTGCACGCCGCGGTAAAACCGATAGAAACCCTGTTCGTGGTAGACGCCATGACCGGGCAAGACGCCGCCAACACCGCCAAGGCTTTTAATGAAGCCCTGCCGCTGACCGGCGTGGTGCTCACCAAAACCGACGGCGATGCCCGTGGTGGTGCGGCCCTGTCGGTACGCCACATTACCGGCAAGCCGATCAAGTTCCTGGGTGTGGGCGAAAAGTCCGACGCTTTGGAGCCGTTCCATCCAGACCGCGTGGCGTCACGCATTTTGGGTATGGGCGATGTGCTCTCCCTGATAGAGGAAGCCGAGCGCAAGCTGGACCAGAGCAAAGCCGAGAAGCTCACCCAAAAGATCAAGAAAGGCAAAAGTTTTGATCTTGAAGACTTCCGTGACCAACTCCAGCAAATGAAAAGCATGGGCGGTATTGGTGGCCTGATGGACAAGCTGCCGGGTATGGGCCAGATGGCCAAAGTAGCCCAGCAGCAGGTAAACGATAAATCAATGGGGCAAATGGAAGCGATTATCTGTTCCATGACGTCCAAAGAGCGCCGTTACCCGGACACCATCAACAACTCGCGCAAGCGCCGTATTGCCAACGGTTCCGGTTCGCAGATTCAAGATGTGAACCGACTGCTGAAGCAGCACAAGCAAATGCAGAAGATGATGAAAAAATTCAGCAAGAAAGGCGGAATGGCCAACATGATGCGCGGTTTGGGTGGTATGATGCCGCCCGGCGGTGGAGGCGGTCAGCCTCCCTTTGGTCGTATGTAA